Within Kutzneria chonburiensis, the genomic segment CAGCGAGCTGTCGAGCCTGATCTCGACCGTGCAGCAGCTGGTCAGCGGTCTGGCCGAGGACCGGCAGCCGATCGCCGACGCGATCACCGCGCTGGACGGCCTGACCGCGACGACCTCTGATCTGTTGTCGCAGGCCCGACCGTCGTTGAAGGGCGACATCGACGGACTCGGCCAAGTGTCCACTTTGCTCAATCGCGCCGACCCGACGCTGGACGCGTTCCTCAAGAAGCTGCCCGGCGACCTCCAGGCGTTCACCCGGACCGCCAGCTACGGCGGCTGGTTCAACTACTACCTGTGCCGACTGTCCGGCACGGTCAGCATCGGCTCGCTGGGCGTGTCGGTGCCGATCGTGCCGTTCCCGGTGTCCCAGATGCCGTCGAGGTGTGGCCCATGAGGCGGGAAGCGCTGGTCGGATTGGTCACGGTGGTGGTGTTGGCGCTCGGCGTGCTGGCCGCGTTCAACGCCGACGACCTGCCGATCATCGGCGGTGGTACGACGTACTCCGCCTACTTCAGCGAGTCGGCCGGGCTGGTTTCCGGCAACGAGGTCAGCGTGGCCGGGGTGAAGGTCGGCCAGGTGCGGCGGGTCTCGTTGGCCGGCAACAAGGTGCTGGTCGAGTTCCGGGTCAGCGATGTGTTCGTCGGCGACAAGACGAGCGCGTCGATCCAGATCCGGACCGTGCTGGGCGACAAGTACCTTGCCCTGCAACCGGACGGGACGCAGGCGCAGGATCCGCGGCAGACCATTCCCAAGTCCCGCACCCTGTCGCCGTTCGACGTTACGGACGCGATCGACCAGCTCGGCAGCACCGTCGGCCAGATCGACCCGACCCAGCTCGCCGCCAGCTTCCAGGTGATCTCCGATGCGCTCAAGGACACCCCGGAGCCGTTGAAACAGGCGGCGGCCGGCCTGTCGTCACTGTCCACGACGATCGCCTCCCGTGACAGTCAGATTGCTGGAATGTTGGCCGGCACCAATCAACTGAGCTCGACCGTGGCCTCCCGGGACAGCGAGATCGGCAAGCTGCTCGACGACGGCAATCTGCTGCTCAGCGTGGTGCAGCAACGCAAACAGGCCATCGCGCGGCTGCTCACCGGCACCCAGGAGCTGGCCAAGCAGCTCAGCGGCCTGGTCACCGACAACCAGAACCAGCTGAAGCCGGCGCTGGACCAGCTGGACGAGGTGACCGCGGTGTTGGCCCGCAACCAGGACAACCTGAGTCAGGCGCTGGCCTCGCTGGCCCCGTTCGTCCGGGTCTTCAACAACACCATCGGCACCGGCCGCTGGTTCGACGGCTACATCTGCGGCCTGCTGCCGCCGGCGCAGACCACCGCGGGACTGGAGTTCAATCCCGGCGGCTGCTCGACGCCGCTGGCCGATCCCAGCCTGGGGTCGAAATGAGGCGCCTCCTGGTCATCGGCTGCGTGGCCGCCCTGCTGCTGGCCAGCGCGTTCATCTGGCTGGCCCCGGCTTCCGGCACGATCGTCACCGCCTACTTCGACAAGACCATCGGTCTCTACGCCGGCTCGGCCGTGCGGGTGCTCGGCGTCAAGGTCGGCACCATCGATTCCGTTACGCCCGAGGGCGGCCAGGTCCGGGTTCAGTTCACTGTGGACAGTGATGTGCAGATCCCGGCCGACGTGCACGCCGTGGTCATCGCGCCCAGCTTGGTCAGCGACCGTTACGTGCAGCTCACCCCGGCTTACGATGGCGGCCCCGAGCTGCCGGCCCATTCCACGTTGACCCGTGACCGCACCGCCAGCCCGGTCGAGCTCGACCAGTTGTTCACCAGTGTCGACCAGCTCAGCCAGGCCCTCGGCCCGTCCGGTGCCAACAAGAACGGCGCACTGTCCAACGTGGTCGGTGCGGCCGCCGCGAACCTGTCCGGCACCGGCGATTCCCTCAACAACACCCTCAAGCAGCTGTCGTCCGCCGCCAGCACCCTTGACCATTCCAAGGGCGACCTCTTCGGCACCGTCGACAACCTCAGCAAGATCACGTCCACGTTGGCGTCCAGCGATCAGCAGGTGCATGACCTCACCGGCCGCCTGGCCGACACCACCGGTTTTCTCGCCGACAACCGGCAGCAACTGGCCGCCGCCGTGTCCTCGCTGGCGTCCGCGCTGACCAAGGTGCAGGGCTTCGTCACCGACAACAAGGGACTCATCCAGACCAACGTCGACAACCTGGCCGCCATCACCAAGACCCTGGTCGACCAGCGCGCCGCCCTCGCCGAGGTGCTCGACGTCGCGCCCACCGCCGCCACCAACTTCGTCAACGCCTACGACGCCAAGTCCGGCTCCATCGCCGTGCGCGGCAACATCAACGAGCTCACCTATCCGCCCGTGATGATGGTCTGCCAGCTGCTCCAGCGCAGCACCCCCACGCAGATCCCCGCAACCCTGGCCAACCTCTGCACCCAGATCGCGCCGCTGCTGGACGGCACCCTGCACCTCCCCTCCGCCGCCGAGGCCTTGGCCGCGTTGCAGCAGGGCAAGCTGCCGCCGCTGCCCTTGCCGCTGTTGGGAGGGGGAAATGAAGCGTTTGTGGGCTGTTGTGCCGGTCATGTTGTTGGCGGGGTGCAGCCTTTACGACACGCCGCTGCCCGGTGGAGCGGATCTCGGTGATCACCCCTATCACGTGACCGTGCAGTTCGCGGACGTGCTGGATCTGGTGCCGCAGTCGAGCGTGAAGGTCGACGACGTGCCGGTGGGACGGGTGGATCGCATCGACCTGGCGCCGGACAACAAGACGGCGCTGGTGTTCGTTCTCATCAACGGATCCGTGCGGCTGCCGGCCAATTCCGGTGCGCGGGTGGGGCAGTCGAGCCTGCTGGGCGAGAAGTACGTGGAGCTCACGGCGCCTGCGCAGGCCACCGGTTCGCTCAAGGAAGGCTCTGTGATCACGAAGGACCGCACGGGGCGCAGTCCAGAGATCGAAGAGGTGCTGGGGGCGCTGTCGTTGCTGCTCAACGGCGGCGACATCGGTCAGGTGCAGAACATCGTGCGAGAGCTGAACGCGGCCATGACCGGCAACGAGCCGCAGATCCGATCCTTCCTGTCCCAAGTGGACAATCTGGTGCGGGACCTGGACGGGCAGAAGGACAGCATCGTCAAGGCGATCGACGCGATGAACCGCCTCACCACGAGCTTGGCGGCGCAGCGAGACAACATCGCGACGGCGCTCGACGGGCTCGGGCCGGGGCTGAAGGTCGTCACGGAGCAGCGGGACGAGCTCACGGGCATGCTCAATGCGCTGGACCACCTGTCGTCGGTGGCGGTCGACACGGTCGACCGGAGTCGGGACGATCTGGTGGGTGATCTCCAGAAGTTGCAGCCGGTGCTGCAAAAGCTGGCCGAGACGGGCTCGAAGCTGCCGACGGCGCTGGAGTACCTGGCGACGTATCCGTTCAGCGACTATGCCGCCGGTGACGTGAAGGGCGACTACTTCAATTCCGACATCCGGTTCAACCTGGACCTGAGCGCGCTGCTGGGACCCCAGTCACCGATCATCGGGGGTGGGGGATGAGGCTGCGCGTGCAACTCGTGATCTTCCTGGTCGTCGCCCTGGTCGGCATCGTCGGGCTCTACCGGTTCCTGCAAACGCCCGGCTACCAGATCTCCGTGCAGCTGAGCGATTCCGGTGGTGTGTTCCCGAACGCCGAGGTGTCGTACCGGGGCGTGACAGTGGGTCGGGTGAACCAGCTGAAACTGTCCAGCGCCGGAGTGCAGGCCCTGCTCACGATCGACGCCTCGGCGCCGCGCATTCCGGCCAGTGCCAAGGCAGTGGTGGCGAACCGGTCGGCGGTGGGGGAGCAGTACATCGACCTGGAGCCGGCGGACGACCAAGGTCCTTACCTGGCCCAGGGATCGGTCATACCGCAGGATCGGACGGCGCTGCCGCCGAGCCCGGACCAGGTTCTGTCCAATCTGGACGCACTGGTGCGCAGTGTGCCGGCGGACAAGCTCAAGGTCGTGGTGGACGAGCTCGACAAGGCGTTCACCGGCACCGGGCCCGACCTGCAAAAGCTGTTGGACGCCAGTCACAGCCTGACCGAGGAAGCGGCGAGGAACCTGCCGCAGACCAAATCCCTGCTGAGCGATGGCAAGACGGTGCTGGGCACGCAGAACCGGGATGCCAACGAGATCACGTCGTTCGCAAAGTCGCTGAACCAGGTGGCGGCGCAGCTCAAGGGCTCGGACGGGGACATCCGGGCGCTGATCTCCGCCGCGCCGGCGGCGGCCCAGCCGGTGGACGACGTGCTCCGCACATCGGGTCGGAATCTCAGCGTCGTGCTGGCGAACCTGTACACCACAACGGCAATCACGTCGAACCGGACGGCCGGTATCGAAGAGCTGCTGGTGGCGTACCCGGTGATCACGGCGTTCACGCCGGGCCTGTCGCCGGACGGCACCGGACATCTGGGCCTGGTGCTGAACTTCTTCAACCCGTTCCCCTGCACCAAGGGCTACGAGACGACCCAGCAGCGGCCGGCCAACAGCACCGCGCCCAAGGCGGCGAACGCCCAGGCCTACTGTGCGGAGCCGCCGAACAGCCCGATCGACGTCCGAGGCTCGCAGAATGTGCCGCGCGGCAACGCAACCCGGCTGCCGGGCGCGCTCGGCACGACCACGACGACGCCGTCGCCGACGAACATGGCCCAGCTGCTGGGACTGCCGGGATGAGCCGCGTGCTGGCGGTGCTCGCGCTGCTCGCGGTGTTGGGCACCGGCTGGGCCGGCTGGACCTGCTGGCAGTCCGCGCATTCCGACGACGTGACCTACGGCCAGACCCGCGATCTGGTGCTGACCACGGCCTCGGACCAGATCAAGACGTTGAACACGGTCGACTACCGCAAGGCCGAGGAAGACCTCACGCGGTGGCAGCGGGTCACGACCGGCAACCTGCTGACCCAGCTCACCAATCAGCACGACAGCGACGTGAATTCGACCAAGGCGCAGAAAACCGTGTCCACGGCCAAGGTCGTCGACGCGGCAGTGGACACAGTGGACACTCGCGCCGGCACGGCGACCGTGCTCGTGGCGATTGAGGTGACGATCACCCAGGCCGATGGGCCGCCGTCGGTGCGGAAGAGCCGGGTCGACGCGGTGCTGTCACGCACCGAGGACGGCTGGAAGACCGGCACCGTGCAGGTGATCGAATGAGGGCGTCGATCCTGGTCATCGTGCTTGCCCTCGCGGCGACGGTCTGGTTCCTGGTCGACCGGCAACCGACGGCGGCCAACACCGCGCTGGTCGACACCGGCACCACGAATCAGGTGAAGGCGCAGGTCCGGACGGCGATCGAGAACTCGTTCTCCTACGACTACACCGACACCGCCCGCACCGAGAAGGCCGCCAGAAACGTGCTGGTCGGGGACGCGATGCGGCAGTACGAGCAGCTGTTCGAGCAGGTCCGCACCCAGGCCGCCGCGCAGAAGCTGGTGCTGGTCAGCACCGTCCGGGCGATCGCGGTCCGGGAGCTCCACGACGACGACGCGACGCTGCTGGTGTTCGTGGACCAGCAGGCCGTACGAACCGGAGACAACGGCAACACCTCCACATCGGCCCAGCTCAGAGTGGTCGCGCACCGCTCGGGCGACACCTGGCGGGTCACCGGCCTCACCGTGCTCTGAGGTTGACAGCACTCCTATAGTCGGATCCGAATAGTCGGATCCGAGGAGTGAACGTGGCCAGGAGAAGCCGCAACACGCTGGCGCTGGCGGTGCTGGGCCTGCTCATGGAGCAGCCGTCCCACCCGTACGAGATGGCCCAGCGCCTGCGGGAACGCAACAAGGGGACCAGCTTCAAGGTCACCACGGGCTCGCTGTACGACGTGGTCGAGGGCCTCGAGCGGGACGGGTGGATCCGCGCGGTGGAGATCGTCCGCGACGGCAACCGGCCCGAGCGCACCGTCTACGAGCACACCGAGCTGGGGCTGACCGGGTTCCAGCAGTGGATCGACGAGCTGATCCGGGTGCCGGTCAACGAGTTCCCGAAGTTCGTCGCCGCGGTCAGCTACGTCGGCGTGCTCGGCCAGGACGGCGCGGTCGAAGCGCTGACCGAGCGGGCCGACCGGCTGACCGAGTCGATCGAGCAGACGGATCAGCTGCTGGCCGCGGTGGCCGCGCCGCGGCTGTTCATGATCGAGGTCGAGTACGCGCAGGCGATGCGGCACGCGGAAGTGAACTGGTTGCGGCACACCGCGGCCGAGATGACCG encodes:
- a CDS encoding MCE family protein, yielding MRREALVGLVTVVVLALGVLAAFNADDLPIIGGGTTYSAYFSESAGLVSGNEVSVAGVKVGQVRRVSLAGNKVLVEFRVSDVFVGDKTSASIQIRTVLGDKYLALQPDGTQAQDPRQTIPKSRTLSPFDVTDAIDQLGSTVGQIDPTQLAASFQVISDALKDTPEPLKQAAAGLSSLSTTIASRDSQIAGMLAGTNQLSSTVASRDSEIGKLLDDGNLLLSVVQQRKQAIARLLTGTQELAKQLSGLVTDNQNQLKPALDQLDEVTAVLARNQDNLSQALASLAPFVRVFNNTIGTGRWFDGYICGLLPPAQTTAGLEFNPGGCSTPLADPSLGSK
- a CDS encoding MCE family protein, with translation MRRLLVIGCVAALLLASAFIWLAPASGTIVTAYFDKTIGLYAGSAVRVLGVKVGTIDSVTPEGGQVRVQFTVDSDVQIPADVHAVVIAPSLVSDRYVQLTPAYDGGPELPAHSTLTRDRTASPVELDQLFTSVDQLSQALGPSGANKNGALSNVVGAAAANLSGTGDSLNNTLKQLSSAASTLDHSKGDLFGTVDNLSKITSTLASSDQQVHDLTGRLADTTGFLADNRQQLAAAVSSLASALTKVQGFVTDNKGLIQTNVDNLAAITKTLVDQRAALAEVLDVAPTAATNFVNAYDAKSGSIAVRGNINELTYPPVMMVCQLLQRSTPTQIPATLANLCTQIAPLLDGTLHLPSAAEALAALQQGKLPPLPLPLLGGGNEAFVGCCAGHVVGGVQPLRHAAARWSGSR
- a CDS encoding MCE family protein, giving the protein MLLAGCSLYDTPLPGGADLGDHPYHVTVQFADVLDLVPQSSVKVDDVPVGRVDRIDLAPDNKTALVFVLINGSVRLPANSGARVGQSSLLGEKYVELTAPAQATGSLKEGSVITKDRTGRSPEIEEVLGALSLLLNGGDIGQVQNIVRELNAAMTGNEPQIRSFLSQVDNLVRDLDGQKDSIVKAIDAMNRLTTSLAAQRDNIATALDGLGPGLKVVTEQRDELTGMLNALDHLSSVAVDTVDRSRDDLVGDLQKLQPVLQKLAETGSKLPTALEYLATYPFSDYAAGDVKGDYFNSDIRFNLDLSALLGPQSPIIGGGG
- a CDS encoding MCE family protein produces the protein MRLRVQLVIFLVVALVGIVGLYRFLQTPGYQISVQLSDSGGVFPNAEVSYRGVTVGRVNQLKLSSAGVQALLTIDASAPRIPASAKAVVANRSAVGEQYIDLEPADDQGPYLAQGSVIPQDRTALPPSPDQVLSNLDALVRSVPADKLKVVVDELDKAFTGTGPDLQKLLDASHSLTEEAARNLPQTKSLLSDGKTVLGTQNRDANEITSFAKSLNQVAAQLKGSDGDIRALISAAPAAAQPVDDVLRTSGRNLSVVLANLYTTTAITSNRTAGIEELLVAYPVITAFTPGLSPDGTGHLGLVLNFFNPFPCTKGYETTQQRPANSTAPKAANAQAYCAEPPNSPIDVRGSQNVPRGNATRLPGALGTTTTTPSPTNMAQLLGLPG
- a CDS encoding PadR family transcriptional regulator, which produces MARRSRNTLALAVLGLLMEQPSHPYEMAQRLRERNKGTSFKVTTGSLYDVVEGLERDGWIRAVEIVRDGNRPERTVYEHTELGLTGFQQWIDELIRVPVNEFPKFVAAVSYVGVLGQDGAVEALTERADRLTESIEQTDQLLAAVAAPRLFMIEVEYAQAMRHAEVNWLRHTAAEMTAGAITWPKPGEY